The proteins below come from a single Zonotrichia leucophrys gambelii isolate GWCS_2022_RI chromosome 3, RI_Zleu_2.0, whole genome shotgun sequence genomic window:
- the SF3B6 gene encoding splicing factor 3B subunit 6, giving the protein MAMQAAKRANIRLPPEVNRILYIRNLPYKITAEEMYDIFGKYGPIRQIRVGNTPETRGTAYVVYEDIFDAKNACDHLSGFNVCNRYLVVLYYNANRAFQKMDTKKKEEQLKLLKEKYGINTDPPK; this is encoded by the exons ATGGCGATGCAAGCAGCCAAACGAGCCAAC ATCCGGCTCCCTCCGGAGGTTAACCGGATCCTGTACATCAGGAACCTGCCGTACAAAATTACGGCCGAGGAAATGTACGACATTTTTGGGAAGTACGGGCCTATCCGGCAGATCAGAGT tggGAACACACCTGAGACCAGAGGAACAGCCTACGTGGTGTACGAGGACATCTTCGATGCCAAGAACGCCTGTGACCACCTGTCGGGGTTCAACGTGTGCAACAGATACCTCGTGGTGCTCTACTACAACGCCAACAGG GCATTCCAAAAGATGGacacaaagaagaaagaagaacagCTTAAGCTTCTCAAGGAAAAATATGGAATTAACACAGACCCACCAAAATAA